Part of the Pedosphaera parvula Ellin514 genome, TGGGTTTGGTGGTGTCAGCCCAGGCGCAATTGTTTAATCCTGAGTCAACGGGAGGCGCGTTGATGGGGGCTGGCTTGGGAGCGGCGATCGGCTCGGCGGTGGGGCATGGTCATGCGGGAGAGGGCGCGGCGATTGGAGCTGCGAGTGGATTTTTGGCAGGGAACCTGGCGCATGCGGCGCAGCACGATGGTTATTATAACGGCGGATATTATGGTGTGAGCTATCACGCTGGTTATGGGTATCACGGGCCTTATTACGGCTACCACGGTTACCGACCTTATTGGGGTGGTTATTATGGTGGATGGCGTGGCGGCTGGGGAGTTTCGCTTTATGGCGGTCCTGATTATTACTCCTATTTCCCGGCGCCGACTTATTACAGCGCCCCTTCCTATTACGAGGCAGCTCCTGTAACACACCAACAACCTGTGCCAGTGCAACAGCAGCAGCCCGCATCACCGCCAACAACAATCATCAACAATTATTATTACACCACGACGCCGATGAGCAGCGCGAATGGTTTGTTCGGACGTTGAGCATTAAAACAAGTTGAATTTCAGCAAGCAATCCACCATATAATCACCTTTTATTTATGAACCTAAGTTTTATTAAACAGCATTCTAAATCAGCTTTGGTAATCCTGGCCGCCAGCATGATGGCCGGCTGCGCCTCCTCGGGCGTGCGTAATCCTTCCGGCGTAGCGGTGACGGAGATGCGTCCGGATGAGCGTGGTTTCGTGGCGGGGACGGGCATGGAATCGCAAGACCTGGTGGCGGTAACCGACAAGATGTCGCGGAGTATTTTGGGGATTCCGCAGATTGCGCAGGCGCAAGGAGTGCCGTGCGTGGTGCTGGATCCAGTGAAAAATGAAACGCGGTTCCCGATCAACAAGGACATTTTTCTGACGCGGATTCGGACGCAGCTGAACAGCAAGTCGGCGGGCAAGGTATCATTCCTGGCGCGCGATCGCATGGATGCGTTGCAGAAGGAACGGAACATGAAGCTGGCTGGCCAGGTGACGGCAAACGCTGATCCGCGCGTGGTGGAATTCAAGGGAGCGGACTATTTCCTGACGGGTTCATTGCAGGGCATGACGACGCGAACCAGCGCGGGAACCAGCGATTATATTTTGTATGCGTTCCAGCTCATTGATGCCCGGACGAGCGCGATCGTGTGGGAAGATTCCGCCGAGATCAAGAAGCAGGGGTTGGAAGACGCGGCGTATCGTTAATTAAACGAGCGCGCGATTCGAAAAATTGACTGCATGAAAAAGTGTTGTTGGGCATGCTTTGCCGCGGTGTCGCTTTTGATCAGCGGCTGCGCCACAACGGAGCGGCAGGCACCGCTGGCTCTGACGGGTAACATCGCGGTGGATGGTCCAAATGCCATCGCGAATGGGCCGAAGCGCGACAAAGTCTTGTGGGAATACCGGACGGCGGCGGCGGATTTGCGCAAGGGACAATTCCAGGAGGCCAAGACGATGCTCGACGATGCGTTGCTGACGCGCGGCGGCATTTACGGCAAGGACAGATGCGAAGCAGGCGCGTGGTTACTTCCACGAAGAGGCGAAGAAGACGTTCATCGGCGAACCGTATGAACGGGTGATGGCGTATTATTACCGGGGCATTTTGTATTGGATGGATGGTGAACCGGATAATGCGCGGGCCTGTTTCCGCAGCGCGCAATTGGAGGATTCCGCGGCGGACGATCAGCAGTATTCAAGTGACTACGTGTTGCTGGATTATCTGGACGGATTGGCATCGGTAAAATTGGCCGGAGATGGCAATGATGCGTTCCAACGGGCGGAGAGATTGTGCAAGCGTTTTGCGAAGCCGCCACCGTATAACAAGGATGCGAACGTGTTGTTCTTTCTCGAATTCGGTCCCGGCCCGATTAAATATGCGGGGGGTGAATATGGTGAGGAGTTGCACATTCGCGTGGCCTCTTCACCCGTGCTTGCGGCAGTCATCAAGGTGGATGGCCAGGCGATCCGGGTGGATCCTTACGATGACCTTGATTTTCAGGCGACGACGCGTGGTGGTCGCGTAATGGATCATGTGTTGGCAAACAAGGCTGTTTTTAAGAGCACGACTGATGCCGTGGGTAATGCGGCGATTGTAGGCGGATTGATTGCGGCCAGCGCGGATCGGCGAGATCCGGAAATCGGGTTGGGGATTGCGGCGGCTGGATTGATCGCCAAGATCGTCTCGGCCAACACGACGCCAAAGGCCGACACGCGCACGTGGGATAATTTGCCGCATTACTTGAGCTTTGCGCAGATGCAGTTGCCGCCGGGTCAGCACACCGCGACGGTTGAGTTCCTGGATCGAAGCGGCCAGCCGATGTCGAATTTGACCAAAACCATAAACATCAATGTCCCCGCAGATAAAAGCGATAAAGTTGTTTTTGTCAGTGACACTTCCATAACTCCGCAAAATATATGAAGAGAACTTTTTTGGCTATCGGCATGCTCGCCACCGCGGCGGCACTCCTGACTGGCTGCGAAACCACACCGCGCGATACTGGCGCTTATGTTCCCGTGAACACGACCGTGAATGACCTGGAAAATCACACCACAATTGTGTTGATGGACCCGCGCGTGCAGATATCGGTGACGTGCAGCGGCATTCAGCAACGGACGTTGCCGGATGGACGCCTCGAGGTCACTGCGAATCTGCGCAACCGCGAGAATCGGCGCATTCAAGTGCAAGCCAGTTGCGTGTTTAAGGATGAACAAGGATTTCCCACCGAAGGCGAGAGCGTTTGGCACAATGTCATTCTGACCGAGAACGGACAAGATGCGGTGACGTTCACTGCCATGAATACGAAGGCGAAGAAGTATACCATTCGCATTCGTGAAGCTCATTAATAATAAACCGTAGCCAACCAGGGAGTTGATTATGAAGAAGCAAATTGCAATCAGTTTCGCCGCTGTAACCGCGTTTGCTGTGGCGGTGAGCGCGGAGCAGATCCGTTACGAGAACAAGCCGGTGCCGATTGTGCCGCCGCCGGTTTATCAGGTTGTGCAAACGCCAATCGCAGCGCCGACAGTGCCAGCCGGCGCTCGCGAGGTTTACGTCTATGATCAGAAGCCACTGCCGGACCAACCGGCATTGCTCACGCAGGAGCAAACTCAAGGGATTATTGATTCCTTCCGCACGAATTTCGTGAAGGCAGAAAGCCCGCGTGTATTGATATATGTGAACCGCGAGTTGGTGGAGGAAAGTTCCGGCATGAAGCTTTCGGGCCATTCCGAGACCATCACCACCACCAAAAATAGTGGCGCAACCACAGGCACAAATAACGTTGCTGGAGAAACACAACAGAGCGTTGCGAAAAATAATTATCACCTCAGCACGAAACCGGCGCCGACGTTGGCCGACCGGCAGACAATCCGTGATGTGGAACGTTTATTTGGGCGTCCGTTACGCGCTGCTGGAGTTGGCTTAGTGGATCAACATGTGGCTGCGCAAAGCATCGGTGACAAACCATTGAGCGCCTTCACCACGTCCAGCGGCAGTGAACGTGAAGTCTTGAATCCGATTGCCGATATCGCGGTGGAAGTCCTGATTTCCTCTCGAACCGTCAATGTGCCCGGCATTTCCGGAAATCAAAACCAAAGTGTCCCTGATATTCAGGCCACAGCCATCCGGCTGAAGGATTCAAAAATCATCGGCCAGGCTTCCACGGCAGACTTATACAATCGGGTTGGCCTGGACAATGCCGCGCGGAACTTCGACGTCAATCAAGTCACCGAGGCGACTGCCCTGGCCTTGATGGAAGACATCGCAAATAACGTCAAGTAAACAGGCAATCTTTTTCTCACAAGGGCGGATTTAACGTCCGCCCTTTTTATTTGCACGCGCCTATCCAGCTCCTCTTCCCGATACAGAAACTCCTCTCTACATTCCCTTAACATGAAAGGCAGAGAGGAGTGTTATTGAACCTAAAATTACTTCGCGCCCTGATCAATCCAGGCACGAACCAGCCCGACTTGCTCAGCCGTTAATGGCTTTGGCATGGGGCGATTTCCACCACCGGGGCCGCCTTGAGGAGGTCCGCCTGCAGGTCCGTTCGTTGAGCCGTGCTCAGCACGTTTCTCAGATCCCGGAGGAGGTCCACCGGGACCACGACCACCCGGCTTCCGCATCGGAGGCATCGCTGTATCTGGATCCAGTCGCGCGATGGCAATTACCAAATCGCTTTTTTCGCTCTTGCCCGGCACAACCACCTGACCGTCCTTGCTGCCTTTCAAAACTCCTTCCAGGCTGTCCAAACGCAGATCGGCCTTATGCCGCTCCTCACCATGGCAACCCAGGCAGGAGCCTTTAAAAATTGACTGAATATCTTTGGCATAGGTCACATCCTTTTGACTCGATGCTGGTGGCAACTTGCTCAAATCCGGTTCCGCAGCCAGGGCCGATAGACTGACAATCGCCATACCCGCTGTAAGCACGTGCTTGGTTAGTTTCATAGGTTTTGCAGATCAGTTGTGGTATTAAAAATTACTTCCCGTTTAAGACCCGGATTGCCAGTTGCGGTTACAAGCAATTTTTGACTGCCGGCAGCCGGAATATGGGCGGTTTTCCTCCCCTGTTGCCAACCGATGCCGCCTAGGGCTATTCTGTCATCTATGGGACTATCCAAATCGTTCCATGACTATGCGCTCATTTGAAAGCCTGTCTGAACGAGAAGTGTTGGCACTCGCCATTTCCTTGGAAGAGGAGGATGCCCGCATTTACGCTGACTTCGCCGATGGCTTGAAGGAGAACTATCCGGAACAGGCCCAAAAGTTCGATACCATGCGCCGCGAAGAAGACGGTCATCGTCATCGCCTCCTGGACCTCTATAAGAGCCGATTCGGAGATCACGTCCCACACTTCCGACGCGAGGACGTCAAAGGCTTTGTCAACCGCCGCCCGGTCTGGCTGGTTCGTCCGCTGGGCCTCAAAGCCGTTCAAAAAACTGCCGAATCAATGGAAGTCGAAACCCGCCGCTTTTATGAAGCTGCCTGCCGCCGCACCAATGATGCCGGCATCCGCCAACTCTTGGGCGACCTTGCCGAAGAGGAACGCAACCACGCTCACACGGCTGAGGAAATAGGCGCCACGAAGCTTAGCGAAGATGAGTCCGCCCGCAGCAAACGGCTCTTCATTCTGCAGGTGATTCAACCCGGCCTTGCCGGTTTGATGGATGGCTCCGTCTCCACATTGGCCCCGCTCTTTGCCGCCGCCTTCGCCACGCACAATAGTTGGTCCACTTTTCAGGTCGGTCTTGCGGCAAGCGTCGGAGCGGGTATCAGCATGGGCTTCGCTGAAGCACTTTCCGACGACGGATCATTGACCGGCCGCGGACATCCCTGGGCACGTGGTTTTGTCTGCGGGCTTATGACGACACTGGGTGGCATCGGCCATACTCTACCCTATCTGATTCGAAACGTACACACCGCCACCGGTGTGGCAATCGCTGTAGTGATTGTAGAGCTGAACATCATCGCCTGGATTCGTCATAAGTACATGGACACCTCATGGACCTCTGCCATCATACAGGTAGTTTTGGGAGGTTTGCTTGTCTTTCTGGTTGGAATCCTCATCGGCAGCTCATAATCAATCTTGCTTCGGACACCTCCGCCTGGTGCTACAGGGTCATTTGCCTTCAACCTGCCAACCTACTTGGCGGTACCCCTCCCGAAAAGCCACGGCCCATAACCTTTTTCAACTTTAATGAAAGATTTCACCTCTTTGCCACGTATTATAAGTAGAGATGAATTCATCCAGCTTTATTACTCCGTCGATACACCCTCCCGGTGGAACCGGACAAGCCGGACAATTGAAAATCCTGCTTCAGGACAGGCAATCCCGGCTTTATCTGCAGAAAGCGCACCAATGGACCTCCAGTCGTGACGAAGCCATGGACTTTCAACACAGTGCCAAAGCCAGTGGTTTCGTCCTCCAAAGCAAAATCCCGAACATGGATATCATCCTTAGCTTCCCCGATTCGAAGTACGACCTGCGCATTCCCTGCTCCCTGCCCTCATGGAATGCTGTTCAGTCAGGATAATATTTGGCGAGCGCAAAAACTTATTTTGTTTTTAGGCTTCCGATCAAGGCGCTACAATTCGGGCCTCCCAGCAATCGTGCTGGTCTTTTGCTTCCACCCTGTCATAGTGCGCCATGAATTGGACATCTGTTTACAAACATTCCTGGATCGACGATTGCGAGAAATGGTCAAAAGCCCGTCTGCCATTTGAAGTGCGCGATACCCACACCAAGACACCCGAACTGTTCTTTTCCCGCCTCTGCGAGATTTATAAATTGACCTGGAGAAGGGATGGCAGCACTGCCATCTTCAGCCCTTCTCTTTCGAATTAGCCTTCGTCTCTCTCCATAACTTTTTCAACGCATCGCTGCTCAAAGAACCTTATGTGCTCATGTGGAGTCCATAAAGCAGTCGGATTGTACGGCTGGGCTTACAGCATAACTTCAAAACCAGATCCCGTCAGGTGAGCCACTCGGGATGGTGAGCCGTGCCATCGAAAGTTGTGGAGGTTTTGAATAATTCGTATTTGCCCTCCCTGGCCGCCTCGGCAGTTTTGCTAAACAACGTTGCAACCTGCTCCTCAGTGAGTGGTTTAAAAGTCCTTACCGCCTCCAGTGCCTGATTCAAAATCTCCATCTTATCCATCCCCGTAATCACCACGGAAGTGGGTCGGCTGAGAGCAAAGTGCAGGCATTCGATCGGTGTCGCCGTGTGGCTCTTCAGGATCACTCCCCCACCCATCGATTTCATTCCAAGCACTCCAATTTGCTCTTTCACGAGCACTGGCAAAACCTGGTTTTCAAAACTGTGAGCGTTCTGGGCATCCATCACATTGATTGGCATCTGCACCGCATCAAAGTGAAAATCGTGTTTCTTCGCGGTCTCGAGCATATGCAAATGGATCAGCGGATCCTTGTGACCAGTGAATCCAATGTAGCGCAGCTTGCCGGCCTTTTTCGCGTCCTGCACGGCTTCCATGGCGCCGCCCTCCTGGAAGACTTTCTCCGGGTCTTCCATGCGGATGATTTCATGAAATTGCAATAGATCCAGATGATCCGTCTGCAAGCGCTTTAGGCTTTCGTCAATTTGCCTTGCTGCCCCTGCCTTGCTCCGCCCGTCAATCTTCGTCATCAGGAAAACCTTCTGCCGATAACCATCCCTCAATCCCATCCCCATCCACTCTTCGCTCTTCCCGTCGTGATAATCCCAACAGTTATCCATGAAAGTAATTCCATGGTCGACGGCACTGCGCAGGATGCGCACCGATTCCTTTTCATCCTTCGCGCTGCCCAGATGATATCCTCCGAGACCAATGGCGGAAACTCTCTCGCCGGTTTTTCCCAATGTGCGATAAATCATATCGCCCTTTCGTTCGCCGGGATCAATGGCCCACACGCGCGACCCAAGGGCGCCAACCGCAATACTGGTTACGACGGCCACTTTGAGAAATTCCCGACGGGTCACCCCTTCATGAATTTCGAATTTCGCCCGCAAGTCCAGGTCAGCAACTTTTTTGTGATCAAATTCCTTCATAAGTTTTCTAGTTGTTTGCGTGAATTAATCCAGCCTCCTCGGCGGCTCCGCGGCCGATGACGGAAAAATCGCAATCGCCCCTGCCCGTGGCGATGAGGCTAAGCATTCGATTGTGCAGGGATTCAGCAAGGCGCATGGGGGCATCCGCCGATTCACTGCACTGGATCGCAAGCTTCAGGTCTTTGAATGCCAGCTTCAGTTTGAATTGCGGATCATCGTAATGTTGCTCCGCGAGCAACTTGCCATAATTTCTATAGACAACATCGTCGAACAGATTGTCGCAAAGGGCCTTCATGACTGCATTGCGATCAAGATTTTGCTTTTCAGCAAACGTGAGCGCTTCAGCAAACGCCTCGACCGCGCTGAATAGCATAAAATTAGCAGCAAGTTTAACCACGTTCGCAGCACCCGGATCTTCACCACAATCTGC contains:
- the mbfA gene encoding iron exporter MbfA, with the translated sequence MRSFESLSEREVLALAISLEEEDARIYADFADGLKENYPEQAQKFDTMRREEDGHRHRLLDLYKSRFGDHVPHFRREDVKGFVNRRPVWLVRPLGLKAVQKTAESMEVETRRFYEAACRRTNDAGIRQLLGDLAEEERNHAHTAEEIGATKLSEDESARSKRLFILQVIQPGLAGLMDGSVSTLAPLFAAAFATHNSWSTFQVGLAASVGAGISMGFAEALSDDGSLTGRGHPWARGFVCGLMTTLGGIGHTLPYLIRNVHTATGVAIAVVIVELNIIAWIRHKYMDTSWTSAIIQVVLGGLLVFLVGILIGSS
- a CDS encoding aldo/keto reductase gives rise to the protein MKEFDHKKVADLDLRAKFEIHEGVTRREFLKVAVVTSIAVGALGSRVWAIDPGERKGDMIYRTLGKTGERVSAIGLGGYHLGSAKDEKESVRILRSAVDHGITFMDNCWDYHDGKSEEWMGMGLRDGYRQKVFLMTKIDGRSKAGAARQIDESLKRLQTDHLDLLQFHEIIRMEDPEKVFQEGGAMEAVQDAKKAGKLRYIGFTGHKDPLIHLHMLETAKKHDFHFDAVQMPINVMDAQNAHSFENQVLPVLVKEQIGVLGMKSMGGGVILKSHTATPIECLHFALSRPTSVVITGMDKMEILNQALEAVRTFKPLTEEQVATLFSKTAEAAREGKYELFKTSTTFDGTAHHPEWLT
- a CDS encoding DUF1425 domain-containing protein, with protein sequence MKRTFLAIGMLATAAALLTGCETTPRDTGAYVPVNTTVNDLENHTTIVLMDPRVQISVTCSGIQQRTLPDGRLEVTANLRNRENRRIQVQASCVFKDEQGFPTEGESVWHNVILTENGQDAVTFTAMNTKAKKYTIRIREAH
- a CDS encoding penicillin-binding protein activator LpoB — its product is MNLSFIKQHSKSALVILAASMMAGCASSGVRNPSGVAVTEMRPDERGFVAGTGMESQDLVAVTDKMSRSILGIPQIAQAQGVPCVVLDPVKNETRFPINKDIFLTRIRTQLNSKSAGKVSFLARDRMDALQKERNMKLAGQVTANADPRVVEFKGADYFLTGSLQGMTTRTSAGTSDYILYAFQLIDARTSAIVWEDSAEIKKQGLEDAAYR
- a CDS encoding c-type cytochrome domain-containing protein, with the translated sequence MKLTKHVLTAGMAIVSLSALAAEPDLSKLPPASSQKDVTYAKDIQSIFKGSCLGCHGEERHKADLRLDSLEGVLKGSKDGQVVVPGKSEKSDLVIAIARLDPDTAMPPMRKPGGRGPGGPPPGSEKRAEHGSTNGPAGGPPQGGPGGGNRPMPKPLTAEQVGLVRAWIDQGAK
- a CDS encoding YMGG-like glycine zipper-containing protein gives rise to the protein GLVVSAQAQLFNPESTGGALMGAGLGAAIGSAVGHGHAGEGAAIGAASGFLAGNLAHAAQHDGYYNGGYYGVSYHAGYGYHGPYYGYHGYRPYWGGYYGGWRGGWGVSLYGGPDYYSYFPAPTYYSAPSYYEAAPVTHQQPVPVQQQQPASPPTTIINNYYYTTTPMSSANGLFGR